The Plasmodium chabaudi chabaudi strain AS genome assembly, chromosome: 14 genome contains the following window.
atatgcttatataaaatttcatatatttgataaaatttacgtaaattataatatcatATTACATATAGTTTGTATAATGTTTaagttttataaatatgtacgTACATAAATGCGAAAATACTAAGTACATacacataaatatgtatacatataaacgTATGCATGTAcgtaatatataatatacatgcaTAGTATACCAAATAGAGGAAAGGGAATGAGcgtgtaaaatatttagcCTCTTAAGTTGTAGctaatattcattttattaaacttAAATAGTCATTATAATAACAgggtttaaaaaataagaaaagaaaggacacacaaaaaaacagaaaGAGCGAAGGATAGTGcaacatattatataatttctttcttttatttatttttttatgtaaattttGAAGCTTGTGtgtgaatatttttaaggGTACATAAATTCGTAATGTATATACTCCCTTCTagtacaaaaaaaaataaaacaaaaagagAATATCACAAACAGAtatcaaaataaagttttaaatataaatgcttCAACCTTATTGGGGCAAATGCATCATAAAAagtaatttcttttttattttttcgtttcttttatcattataataaCCCTACATAGCATGCTTAAGAAGACAATGCAGCAGAAAAGACAGTCCGTTGGGAAGAATAAagtaacataaaaaaatttcaatttatatattccatACCTTTGTCTATACATGcgctattttttatttacatataagAATGTTTTCCATTTTGCTTGAAAATTTGcacacatataaatatgcatagtTGTATACCTAATGAGGTGCACATGAAAATAATcacaaaattttcattatactttttttttcaatacaGAATGAAATATACCCGCAGAAAAGCATGAATGTAGGCCAAAAATCCAAGAGCAAATCGAAAGGCTCTAATGGTAAAATCAAAGTGGTAGTACGGAAAAGGcctataaatgaaaatgagaaaagaaaaaaagatagTGATATAGTAACTGTAAAAGATAATCATACAATATGTATTGATGAACCTAGATATAAAGTCGATatgacaaaatatattgaaagACATGAATTTATAGTTGATAAAGTATTTGATGAAACAGTAGACAATTTAACTGTATATCAGTATAGTATAAAGCCATTAATAattgatttatttgaaaataattgtgTATGCTCTTGCTTTGCTTATGGGCAAACAGGTAGTGGTAAGACATACACTATGTTAGGGTCACAGCCATATGGCCAAAGCAATTGCCCTGGTATTTTTCAGTACGCTTCAgaagatatatttaatttattaaatgcatataatcaTGATAATAGTAAaggtatatttatttcattttatgaaatatattgtggaaaattatatgatttattacaaaaaagaaaaatggtAGCAGCTTTAGAAAATGGTAAAAAAGAAGTTGTTGTAaaagatttaaaaattttaagagtcataaataaagaagaattaatacaaaaaatgatagaAGGAGTTATGTTAAGAAAGATTGGAGTTAATTCACAAAATGATGAATCATCAAGATCTCATgctatattaaatatagatttaaaagatataaataaaaatatatctttagGTAAAATTGCATTTATAGACTTAGCAGGTAGTGAAAGAGGAGCTGATACAATTGctcaaaataaacaaacaCAAACAGATGGAGCAAATATTAATAGATCATTATTAGCATTAAAAGAATGTATTCGAGCTATGGATTCAGATAAAAATCATATACCTTTTAGAGATTCTGAATTAACGAAAGTATTAAGAGATATATTTGTTGGGAAATCTAAAAGTATTATGATTGCTAATATATCACCAACTATTAGTTCGTGTGAGCAAACCTTAAATACTTTAAGATACTCATCTCGagttaaaaattttaaaacaaagcCTATGGCCAATGATGGTGATGATACAGCAAATGATCCCAATAGCTCAATTCATACCATGTCTTATTATAAAAGTTCAGAGCTTAACTACTCTAGTACTGAAAATTTTACCATGAAATCAAATAGTTTAATGTCTAGTAAGCCGGACTCAAAATCCATCGAACTTAGGGACAAAACTAACGAcaaaagtaataaaaagatgcaaaaaaatgtttgtgataataatgtaaaacATAGTAACAAAAATCGTgtaaatacaataaaaaaaaataataccaTTCCTcgtaaaaattatactttTTCAGATACATCGGACTTTTCATCACTTGATGACATGAATTATAACCTTAACAATTCTGAAAAGACCCTATTTACAAATAGTAAAAGTTTAAatcaacaaaaaataaaaagtagaAATAGTTGTGATACTATTAATAGCAAAGCGAAGAAAAATGATATGCAGGTTTTACGGCATAGTGTAGGAAGTAAACTTACAAATTTTTctcatgaaaaaaatatatctaaagaaaatgaattttcaaaaaatgcaaTTAATCAATCTAAAAATATCCTATTCAATGGTAATACTGTAAATAAAGTAAGCAGTATAAGTAGTATTGGAAACCCAAATATGATGggatatgaaataaatagaaTAGGTAGTACAAGCAGGATAGACAACCCtcttaataataatgattctTTAATGCAtggaaatattaatataactaAAAAGGTAAAAGAAGCTTCGAGAGAAAGTGACAATATGTTTTTTGATGCTGTTTCTCATCCAactgataataaaattaatatatatagtaacaataaaaattataaattcgGATACAGTAATAGTAACAGTATTATTAATgacaatataaataataatgatagtTCGATATCTATTGGAATCAAAAAAAGATTTATAAAGGGAACAAGTCTTTTAACTAATGATGGGTCTGATAATAATTCGGTTGTTTTTCAAAACGATGAATTAAATGCTGGATCTTCATCTTTTAGTAATtgggaaaataatataaattgtgaaaataataatatgatcgATTTCAATATGAGAAATATCAGCTTGGCAGAGGTAAATATGGATGGAATCAAATCGagttcaaataataatttaaatatttgtaataataCTGAAAATATGGAAACTATTCAGAATAGCCAAATTAATAGTAATGCAATAAGGAGTATAGAATTGAGTAAAAACTCAAACTATCAAGTAATCGATGAAACAAATACAGacaataatttatcaaatgatgaatatttaaaacaatttcaaaaaagtggaagtaataatattcttGGTAACTGTATTAGTTCATTAAATATTGCTGACCTTTATGAAGATACACAAAATATACTTAACAATGTCTTACtgtcaaaatataaagcaAATAGAGAtgatgtaataaaaaaatatattaacgaAGATATTAGTAATATGAATTTAGAACAATTAGATAAATATGTtcaattaatatatgaaaaaaaaaaagctattttaaataagctactttttttatttaaaaaaaatgtagatatacaaacaaataatgaaattagCGATTTGAAAAAAGATCTCGTTATGTGTCATATATGCAGTAATAATCCGGATGATcaattccatttttatgcatatagtagattagaaaaagatattattaatttaataatgttaAGGCAATTATGGTGTGAGTCAGAAAACCTAAGACAATTACACCAATATTTGATGACTGAGTATCAAACTAAATCAGCTAATTCGATCTTATTCAATCTTCAACCTTCtaatgcaaataaaaattttttggaAAGCCCACAAAGCATTGGCGCAGATCTCAATATGTCCAAAActttaaatatgaaaaataaagtaacGAAGTAGTGGCAAAAGCTGCGAAATGAcagtaatatttttgaagcGATATCAACAGACCGTTTCGGAGTGACTGCATGCACACATCgagtattataaaaattggtTTTACTcgaaacattttttttttattcttttattaatgtGTCTACccttctatttttttcactacTCATTTTGCTGTATAGCCTTACATTAtcctttaaattttttttgttaaatatatcttaaaactattttattGCACTATTGCGATGtttatattcctttttaaaatagaaTTACTATATAaagattatttaaaaaagtttaGAAATCATAAAAGGTGAATATCCCAAACACCATAGTTTTCACTGTGCTAAAATAgggataaaataaaataatgaatatttagCTAGCTAATTatatagctatttttttgacaaaggaaaataacgaacaaaattaaaattggtTTTTCATagttattttgaaaatgtgtattatttgttatacaaatttgataatttttgaCGAATGAAAgtaaaacaaaacaaaaaaaaaatataaaataaataaaaatacaagcAACTAGCCAGTAAATATTGACATGAACATGCTATGTAATAACTATGTCAACATAATATGGGTAATGTGGAAGTTCCTTTATGACCTTTCGTTTAATATTTAACGAAACaattatgttatatatttcattatgcAAATTGGATGTTGTATTTATGGGTGTTTGTGAAAAAGGGAATGCCCCAATAAAATGAagatcaaaataatttttcagaTCTAACAtgcttatatattcattacttttatgaatatatttatagtttaaaattttaaacatatcaatggaataattattaacgttcataatttttaaaatcaaaTTCTCGTTTTTGTcaacattatttatatagcGGCTTGGGTTATTctcaaatttattaaaaagttcTATTccttgatatttttttattaattttttgtataataagTTATTATCCAAAATAGTGTTGTACTTAATAAAAGAGgatgtgcatatttttttatttctaccCCTATGcttgttaaaaaatttatgaagTGTATTATTACTACGACTGTTTAAAGActttttcacatttttaaaagctGTAGCATAATTATGCATTTTACTAAtagcataaataaaataagttaAATCCTTTGAGTTTTTAACTTTATTTTCCAATAATTTGCATTCTATTTCTTCAgtgtaattttttaagaaatCAAAAGTGGGGGGTACTGTGAAGAATGTGTGCAATTTGGGACTTGtgtgtgttttttttttctgaccacaataaatataattatgaacatgCAATATTAAATAGGATATTAATTTTAGCTGTGTCTTATTTTCTACAGTTAAGTTATTTATGTcaagtatatttatttgttgaaagaaataatttatgtggttttcttttaaaaatttatcaattaaattataataacaaatataaaaagtaatGTTTATTAAAGATTGTATagatttaatatttttataattttcaaaaattatattactaAATCGTTCATCAAAATAGTCTAATTTTAGTAAAGCAATTATTATGTTACTTAAAATTTGATCttctataatattattatttttttgtttttctaaatttatttcataatacattttatttaataaatatttaattaattcttCATCTCgtattttaaaagaagaataagaatgtaaaatatttactgCATGAATAAACTCTAGTgggaatatattttgtttaattaaaaatcctacatttgaaaatatatcaaatcgtaaaatctttaaattttgtattgCTCCTAATGTATTACTTACAATTTGTGAAAAACCAttgtaattattaataagtctacaaatataatcatggcttattttatttatttgcaattcttcctttattttttttaaatataaattaataaaatcgGAGAGATATATAGTCAACACATAATTAGAAATAAACAgatgatttatatttgctttattattgttatacaCCAAATGTGTGTCATTGATATagttatttaatttatttatataaggCAAACTATaatctatatatttgttattatttataagtttGCTCACGAAATTGTAtagtaaaattttattaaagcATTTgctatattcatttatgtTGTAATTGCTAATAATGTGCTTaagaattttataatttgaatttaatatattaacgatatattttatgtttttctCTACATTATTAGTATTATATGGAGGTGGATAGTTAGgcccaatttttttattagctATTTCGGTTATATCTTGCTGTCTTAAATTTGGATCATAACTTTGGTCAGAgccaaaaataaaaaaatcccTAGCAGCTTCTACtcttttgtttatttttagcaTATCAATCAATATGGAATAATTCATGCTTATGTTCCCTATCCTTTCATTAAAAGCTTtgtcttcattttttacatcGATCATGTTGTGCCCATTTTGTGGATTGAAACAAATAGTATCAAAAAGAGGCACTTCAGTATtatctattttttcttgaataaaatgtttaaaaaaattagtattgataaataattttaggGTTAATATAAAACCGGTTTCAAATAATGTGGTAaagcattttattatttttttatattcattgttagtataattaaatttaacaaaaaattttgaaacgTTGTTTAAAAAGAGTGCATATTCTTGTATATTGAGAAGTGTACCttcattttgattttttaaattggaAATAGCTTTATTAGTACTGCCTTTTTGGGGTTCTTTCAATTTTTCAACGCCCGCACTAGCATCAATTGTGTTATAATCATTCGCTATTAATCTAGGACCTCGATCAATTGAAAAATCAAGCAATAAATTTCTAAGGAAAGACAATGtttgattattattttttaaatttaattttaacaaGGAAGAATATAATCCTATAAAATCTAAGGTTGTAAGTGATTTATAGGaatgattattttcaaaataatttttttgtaaatattgataaaatgtagtatatataaattctttaataaatgttatattttctctATTATGCCCAATATCAATATTATcactatttaaatatatacaataatttgttaaagaatgaaaaaaaagtattattGATTTTGTAGAaggttttattttattaatatattgttcTACAATTTCTTTGTTGCTTTCATTTTGAcctcttttaatattttctattttttgtaatatatttttaaatcttttaattaatattaataaaaataaatgattataataatttaatttaatgtgtgtgtaaaaaataaaagtaatgTCTACCacattcatattatttaatacatGTTCAGAAAGTCTgtccaaaaaaaataaaaactcaTTCTTctgttttatttcttctttaaaaaatatataaaatttatataaagataataaCATATTCTTATTCAATAGTTTGTTATTAaacatatacaaataatttatctgACCATTTATGTTATTCTCAAgttcatttaaatatacatgttttatatatttattattagcattgctataaataatgatattatatttttctgttTTTGTGTTGTATACTTTTTCAAACATATCATTCAATTTGTgattttcaaaaatgtttaaaccccttttaatattactattattatcactttgttttatttcacCTTCTAAAGAATATTCATAATCAGGAAAATCGATAAGTGTCTGGTtagtttgaaaaatatgtttatctTCATCGAGGTAGCCATTTTTGGCATTGCTAggacattttttatttagactatcatcattatttatatttgaacTTGTACAATTTTGATGGtcatcttttattttccctTGGTAAGGATTTAATAcattattacaattttcGGCACTactattaattatttcttttgaaTAATTAGGGTTATACTTAAAAAGGTACATAAAATATCTATTAAGagttttatcattttttataaatttttttaatataagcAAATAGTTTAATTTGGTTAATATTTGAATGTGTATACTATTTATAGGTGCTACTtgattaataaaatgatcAACACATTCTTTCTTAAACtctataaacaaaaataaatagtttatatttgatttatgaatatttttaaatgtacTTATTCttgttttttgtaaaaGTTCTTTGTCTTTATAAAGCTTAAAATTATCactacaaaaaaaatcaacCTTTAATATGCTATTATCATATTCCCATAtcttaaaattatttatatttttataatttatttttgttgttatatattttttccaggtgtttatttttctgttattttgataaaacatGGATAGTAGAAATTCATTTTTCcgttttttcatattcttcttacaaataatttgccaacattattttaaacaaaaaaatgttttaacaGTATCCTAAATtggaaaattaataaaatacaaataaaataataaatacaaacattctatgtaaatataaaatattcataaatatatttgtgcTTATATAGGTAattgtatttatacatttttgagaatttttttttttttttttttcatattgtCATGTTTCATAATGttgtgtaatatatattgtaattttttttaatggaTGATTGAAATTGTGTCAtctctttttttcatttttggtGATTAACTATTATCATAAATTAACAGTTTTAACGATTTTTTTCCCaaataaaagtatttatataaaaaattaaaaaaaatatatatttatacctTCAGACTAAAAGTGTAAACCTATTTACCTATGCTATactatctatatatatatgtaatgaaaaaatactaacaccatatttttaataaatctttattttattattattttttttaaatcgtATTTTCAATGTAGAATGAGTAATGAAGGTGAAAAGAAACTAAAACCATTTGAACTCATACTTCAAAAAGGTATACTTAATGAGTAGCCATAAAAAGTTGGTTTATATATGGctagtttattttttttttgaaatatgctattttttgttttcctttttaCTTTGAAAGAGTTACTGGATTTAGACGAAATGAAAGGAGTCGAATTATTTCAAGTTAACCATGAAGACTTGAAAGAAATTGGAGTATCCATAACATCACAAGATGGattttttagaaataaAACTGTTAAGtttatcataaaatttaaggATACATATCCTATTACACCACCAAAAATTTCATGTCTCAACAAGgttgttaaaataaaaaaattgcacacacaaaaatgtattaattACTAGCCATTCATGTTttggctatttttttttttttttttattttgttcagATTTTTCATCCAAATATTGATGAAAATGGGAATGTATGcttaaatgttttaaaactCGATTGGAACCCAATCataaatttacaaatgCTAATATTAGGattaattcttttattaaatgtattatctcataaaatttgtatataaaaattgttgtcattataatatatttttttagcatatttttttttttttttttaatttgtccACTTTTTAGGAGCCTTCAACTAATGACCCCTTTAATGCAGACGCCgcaaatgttttaaaaaatgataagcAAAAATTTATCGAAATAAACAATGCTTTATTTTGCGaaacaaattaatttttatttttttgtatttcttATCAATGTGTCCAAaaatgtatacatatatatttgaaattatatatacacacatactatatagatatattattgtcGCATGACTGACTAAATTTTacaatacatatttttttatcctgtatataaagcatattttttgatattcatatttatttttttaaaattaattatcaTATTCGTTTATACACTTCCACTATTTCATTCTCGTAactttttacaaatttgtGCAACATCAAAACATGTTTAGGAATTGTAAATAttcttaaattttttgtgaacaaaataaaactgTCAATAATATGGggaaaaaaaggaaatacataaaatgtcattttaaattataaaaccattttcataattataaataaaaaaattaagaaatatGATCAGCGACTGTTTATAAGAATAGGAAGCTTGTGGAATGGGAAACATAACTACATGTGAAATtggcatattttttgaaaataaaaaaataatggtaatatagaaaaacaaatttttacTACCCATTACACAATgcaatattaattatataattgtaaaactttttttatattttcttaaataacatatttatagatATGTGAAAAATGGGGAGGTgttagtttatttttttaatccctcatgttattatttcattttttttttatttcaaacaaaattttttttttgtgaaaaCGAATAAAAAGTTTTGGCTAATTTGACAgaatgaataatattttaattaaaaataggaaaaatcctattttttttagtattttaaaaataagagaaaaaagaaCATTTTATGCTTCAAAATGGATAAGAAGATTgcaattattaaatgagaaatataattataagatTGATAAAGAGGAGGAAGTTgaatatgaagaaaaaaaaaatgatgataaaatcGAAAAAGTATACCCTTTATGGAATAGTAGAAGAACTGGTTTGTTAGGATATAAAGTTGGGTGTATGAGTATATGGGATATATGGGGAGTTAAGCATGCAGTTACTGTTGTGAAAATTGATAATTGCTACGttttaaatcaaaaaaatataactaaAAATGGTTATGAAGCATTAGAGGTTGGTATTGGTAATATGAATGTTATAAAacaaagtaaaaataatataggaaattatattaaaagacgTCTTGgatttattcataaaataagaGAATTTAAATGTACTAGTGATTGTTTTTTACCTGTACAGCATAAATTTTCTGCTAGACATTTTTCTCCTGGTCAGAACTTATTTATTAGTTCgagtataaaaaacaaagggTTTTGTGGGGCCATGCAAAAATGGAATTTTAGTGGAAAAAATCAATCCCATGGAACAGAAAGTAAAGCACATCGAAGTTTAGGTAGTGTATCAATGGGAAAAACAATTAATATCGTttttagaaataaaaaaatgaatacaCATATAGGAGAAAAAAGTTTAGTAAAATGTAGTAACAACAAATTATTCCGAATTAATAgtcttaaaaatttattatttattaaaggAACTATTGGAggttacaaaaataaaattattaaaatatctGATGCAAAAGGAAGagcatttaataaatttaaaaataaaatatatttatattatccaacttttatttataaaaaaaataaaaaatataaaaatgttatagaTATGCCACATAGTGTTGAAGACCCATTTCTCTACAATGAAATACCGTTGTATGAGCCTGAAAATAAGTAGGCACTTTGAACTGGTTTccttcttttattttatttcattgctttattttattattatacaatattatattttattttataccATTTGAATTACTTATATGCTATCCTCACAAATACTGTCCGTAAGGATGGCAAACTTTTCCGCGGTTCGTGGTTGTGTTTTTCACTAAATGTgctacattattttttttttttaatttttttgtaaatttttaacaCCTCAATTTTTgatcttttaaaatatatattttttaattttactaTCTTAACATATTATCattcacaaaaaaaatggcaaCTTGGAGTTGCTTAAAATATAgccatttttaatatacacatatagcCTAATAAAACCCATTTTAAGGTGTATACTTTCtcatttatatgaataaaactgttgaatatatgcatataattttacataaatatatatattgatctggtagaatttttattagctTGGAAcataaataagaaaaatagaaatacaCATATGGGATATcatatttgaatataaaacgTAAATAGTGAGAAATagtgaaatataaaatattcataataagtctttaaataaattaggattaaaaattaggataattttatatatacatatattttttattttttttaatgctatattattgttatattttttccatcgtttccctttttttatttatttggaaatttaaaaatgcaattttttttttcacatatttttaaagtacaattaaaatttgtattacCATAACATGAAtagttttttaaatatatatcacaCGAAATTGAAGTAAATTTATgatttaaaacatatttgaaatatatattttttttttaattagcTAAAACTAATTATATGACGGCTGTATAGGTTTACACTCtctttatttgatttgCTTACCTTTTACAAATAACCTAAAATCAGAATAAAAAACTAATGCGAAAACTCATGTAATCTACAGAtcatattttactttttcataaatattattacaaatCTCATGAAAGAAAATCAATTGAAAGGTTCAGcatttaataatgaaataaaaagtaagtaaatttatataataaatttgctATTAGAAATATGAActaagcaaaaaaaaaaaatgtgacCAATATATTCcctaaacaaaataaagaaatatatcatttaaaatagcTATTTATACTGTTACTATAAGtattatcatcatatatgcatattccTATATGAGTGTACAGAAATTATACAGGCAGTTAAATCTGttaattgcatatatatacatttaacAAGCTACAAATATTTGAAGATTTTAATTATCagcatttaaatatatcaaaatcattttaatatttttttttaataggtAGTAAAAGGCAAAAAGGGACCAAAAATGATGACAACAATGATGAAgtaaattattacatatattttattaaatatagaatgtctgatttatatacataagaAATGATTAATGAGTTTTACAATTCATTATTACATTCTCAGTATGTATATAAGGTTGTATACATGGAAACATGTGTGCAGACATTCATGAGGCccttatactttttttaatgcccccatttttacaatctttataatatacagtttatattatattaacttATTTTGCCTCTTTTAACAGGCCCAGAGCTACACCGAGGAGctgcaaaaatataagcagagcttttatataatcaaaaaaacaataaatcttttaaaaaatgtaaattaaaaaaaagcgaGTACAAAAATGTGCATATTGCTTTTAGTTATGGCcctatataatattcattttttttcttttttaatcagtattataataacaaaattaataagaCCGAGAGTTTACGAGCACGTGATAAAAAACAACTTTtctatttgaaaaaaaagtctTTAATATTGGAGGATAAGgtttgttttataaaaatatgagaaAATAAGACCCAAATAAATACCTTAATATTTACGATATGttaattccttttttttatttagtgTACCTTTTACTCGGAGCATGTAGACGagttaaacaaaatatatataggtaAGATTAAAATTGTCAATTTGTTATAATgcttatacattttattttgcttgttttattatattttttcatatgcacattttttatcaactcttttatttttaatagatcaaataaataataaaaataagaagaTACAAAATCAGCAATATGAATTAGAACAAATGGTAAAGAAAATTGTTAATACAACTCATGGTTTTAATTAtgacaattttaatttcactttttttatgaacgttcagaatttttttttcccatATGTAATTAATGCATGATGAAATAGTTATATAGCCAAAtacttattttaattttcttttttttttttagaataaGGATGAAGTTGAAAATGAATCGAGTAACAGTAAGCTTGAACTTGTTtgcaattattatttaacacactatatatatgttaagataattattattttattttttatataatttttttatcattgaagatattttaaaattaagagAAGATCAAATTGAAAGATTATCTCAGCAACTTGACTCAATAAATAGCTTATATCATAAggttataaaataataataataaattatatgatagCAAATTTTGCAtgcttatatatacacacaaatatatgtgatataatttatttaaattg
Protein-coding sequences here:
- a CDS encoding kinesin-13, putative, whose protein sequence is MLKKTMQQKRQSVGKNKNEIYPQKSMNVGQKSKSKSKGSNGKIKVVVRKRPINENEKRKKDSDIVTVKDNHTICIDEPRYKVDMTKYIERHEFIVDKVFDETVDNLTVYQYSIKPLIIDLFENNCVCSCFAYGQTGSGKTYTMLGSQPYGQSNCPGIFQYASEDIFNLLNAYNHDNSKGIFISFYEIYCGKLYDLLQKRKMVAALENGKKEVVVKDLKILRVINKEELIQKMIEGVMLRKIGVNSQNDESSRSHAILNIDLKDINKNISLGKIAFIDLAGSERGADTIAQNKQTQTDGANINRSLLALKECIRAMDSDKNHIPFRDSELTKVLRDIFVGKSKSIMIANISPTISSCEQTLNTLRYSSRVKNFKTKPMANDGDDTANDPNSSIHTMSYYKSSELNYSSTENFTMKSNSLMSSKPDSKSIELRDKTNDKSNKKMQKNVCDNNVKHSNKNRVNTIKKNNTIPRKNYTFSDTSDFSSLDDMNYNLNNSEKTLFTNSKSLNQQKIKSRNSCDTINSKAKKNDMQVLRHSVGSKLTNFSHEKNISKENEFSKNAINQSKNILFNGNTVNKVSSISSIGNPNMMGYEINRIGSTSRIDNPLNNNDSLMHGNINITKKVKEASRESDNMFFDAVSHPTDNKINIYSNNKNYKFGYSNSNSIINDNINNNDSSISIGIKKRFIKGTSLLTNDGSDNNSVVFQNDELNAGSSSFSNWENNINCENNNMIDFNMRNISLAEVNMDGIKSSSNNNLNICNNTENMETIQNSQINSNAIRSIELSKNSNYQVIDETNTDNNLSNDEYLKQFQKSGSNNILGNCISSLNIADLYEDTQNILNNVLLSKYKANRDDVIKKYINEDISNMNLEQLDKYVQLIYEKKKAILNKLLFLFKKNVDIQTNNEISDLKKDLVMCHICSNNPDDQFHFYAYSRLEKDIINLIMLRQLWCESENLRQLHQYLMTEYQTKSANSILFNLQPSNANKNFLESPQSIGADLNMSKTLNMKNKVTK
- a CDS encoding NEDD8-conjugating enzyme UBC12, putative, with product MSNEGEKKLKPFELILQKELLDLDEMKGVELFQVNHEDLKEIGVSITSQDGFFRNKTVKFIIKFKDTYPITPPKISCLNKIFHPNIDENGNVCLNVLKLDWNPIINLQMLILGLILLLNEPSTNDPFNADAANVLKNDKQKFIEINNALFCETN
- a CDS encoding 50S ribosomal protein L3, mitochondrial, putative, whose protein sequence is MNNILIKNRKNPIFFSILKIREKRTFYASKWIRRLQLLNEKYNYKIDKEEEVEYEEKKNDDKIEKVYPLWNSRRTGLLGYKVGCMSIWDIWGVKHAVTVVKIDNCYVLNQKNITKNGYEALEVGIGNMNVIKQSKNNIGNYIKRRLGFIHKIREFKCTSDCFLPVQHKFSARHFSPGQNLFISSSIKNKGFCGAMQKWNFSGKNQSHGTESKAHRSLGSVSMGKTINIVFRNKKMNTHIGEKSLVKCSNNKLFRINSLKNLLFIKGTIGGYKNKIIKISDAKGRAFNKFKNKIYLYYPTFIYKKNKKYKNVIDMPHSVEDPFLYNEIPLYEPENK